The following proteins are encoded in a genomic region of Streptomyces lunaelactis:
- a CDS encoding tyrosine-type recombinase/integrase has translation MASQLRVVQGGAVLLEPVTADPWEFQADCVEAFVASWRARGFSPVTVDNDIGLLERTLTALGRPAWDVTPEDIDRVVGDLALAGRAASTRREYVQIFKGFHRFLQVRKAVEIEAGFGVRLVCPVDEFNASRHVGDDSPAQLPPPTPERVAEFFEFLKARIATARKYAPAARDYAMFRTLYHAGLRSEEASLLDRPDLHFTRGPFGKLHIRFGKGARTSGPRPRWVPMLDGLDLVLRWFLDDVRGKFPDSPVLFADESGGSLHRGTIRNRLRYLMELEGRPATDRFSPHALRRACATHNYERGVDLVAIQQLLVTGRSARP, from the coding sequence GTGGCATCCCAGTTGAGGGTGGTCCAGGGTGGTGCCGTCCTGCTGGAGCCGGTGACCGCCGATCCGTGGGAGTTTCAGGCCGACTGCGTTGAGGCGTTCGTCGCCTCGTGGCGGGCCCGCGGGTTCAGTCCAGTGACGGTCGATAACGACATCGGACTGCTGGAACGGACGCTCACCGCGCTGGGCCGGCCCGCCTGGGACGTCACTCCCGAAGACATCGACCGTGTCGTCGGTGACCTGGCCCTTGCCGGGCGGGCCGCCTCGACCCGCCGCGAGTACGTGCAGATCTTCAAGGGCTTCCACCGGTTTCTGCAGGTCCGCAAGGCCGTCGAGATCGAAGCCGGTTTCGGCGTCCGTCTGGTCTGCCCGGTCGATGAGTTCAACGCGTCCCGGCATGTCGGCGATGACTCCCCGGCCCAGCTGCCTCCGCCGACCCCAGAGCGGGTCGCGGAGTTCTTCGAATTCCTCAAGGCCCGGATTGCCACGGCCCGCAAGTACGCGCCCGCCGCCCGTGACTATGCGATGTTCCGAACGCTCTATCACGCCGGCCTGCGCTCGGAAGAGGCGTCGCTTCTGGATCGCCCGGACCTCCACTTCACGCGGGGACCGTTCGGGAAACTCCATATCCGGTTCGGCAAAGGGGCTCGCACGTCCGGGCCGCGGCCGCGTTGGGTGCCGATGCTGGACGGGCTCGACCTTGTCCTGCGCTGGTTCCTCGACGACGTCCGCGGGAAGTTCCCCGACTCACCGGTGCTGTTCGCGGACGAGTCCGGTGGCAGTCTGCACCGGGGGACGATCCGCAACCGTTTGCGCTATCTGATGGAACTCGAAGGCAGGCCGGCGACCGACCGGTTCAGTCCGCATGCCCTGCGGAGGGCCTGCGCCACCCACAACTACGAGCGCGGTGTGGACTTGGTGGCCATCCAGCAGCTTCTGGTCACTGGACGGTCAGCTCGACCATGA
- a CDS encoding helix-turn-helix domain-containing protein, translating to MKIRWRLRMAAAQREVWTGTQLQRLLAERAGLQMSSASVSALFSKEPSQVKMSTLIALCTALDCTPNDLFEVDTTPVERPAAPLRPVADLPKAVSARGRSMPPL from the coding sequence ATGAAGATCCGATGGCGTTTGCGGATGGCCGCCGCCCAGCGCGAGGTCTGGACCGGCACCCAGCTGCAGCGGCTGCTGGCCGAACGCGCCGGGCTGCAGATGTCGTCCGCCTCGGTGTCTGCGCTGTTCAGCAAGGAACCTTCTCAGGTGAAGATGTCCACTCTGATCGCGTTGTGCACCGCGCTGGACTGCACCCCCAATGACCTGTTCGAGGTCGACACCACCCCCGTCGAACGTCCCGCAGCCCCGCTTCGGCCGGTCGCCGACCTGCCGAAGGCAGTCTCCGCGCGGGGCCGTTCGATGCCTCCGCTGTGA